The sequence below is a genomic window from Frankiales bacterium.
TGACCGTGCCCGAGTCGGCGCCGCGCACTGCCGAGGTCGTTCCCCCGACCACCGAGCAGGTTCGGGCGCTGCTGGCCGAGCTCGAGGGGACCGACCTCGAACGACTCGTCGCACTCATCGTGGGAACCGGGTGCCGGATCGGTGAGGCCCTCGCGGTGCGCTGGGCCGACCTCGACCTCGACCTCGACGGCGGTTCGTGGCGAATCCGCGGCACCACCTCGCTCACCGTCTCCGGGTCCACCGTCGTCGGCAACCGCACCAAGTCCGGCGGCGCCCGGCGCGTGGCGCTGTCACCGCTGGTCGTCGCGCAGCTCGTCCGCCAGCGAGCCCACGTGGACGGGCAGCGCCGAGCGGCTCGCTCCGCCTGGGTGGAGAACGATCTCGTCTTCCCCACCAGCATCGGCACCCCTCAGCACTCCGGCAACGTCCGGCGAGGATTCCGCGAGGCAGCAACCGCCGCCGGCTTCCCGGGCTCGTTCCACGCTCTTCGCCACTACGTCGCGACAGCCGGCCTGTCGGTGCTCCCCCCGGCCGTCGTGGCCAAGCAGCTGGGCCACCGCCGTGCGTCCCTGACCATGGACGTCTACGGCCATCTGCTGGTCGACGACTCCGCCGTGCTCGCCGCGTTGGTGTCAGGGTTGGTGTCAAACCCAAACGCCTCTCCGTGACGAGAGGCGTTTGCGCAGGTCACAGCGTTGGGTGGTGGGGCGGGTGGGGCTCGAACCCACGACCTGACGGATTATGAGTCCGCTGCTCTGACCAGCTGAGCTACCGCCCCGACGGCGGCAGCCTAGCCACGGCCCGCCGCGCCCCCGCGCCACACCGTTGCCGCTCCGTCCCGCGGCGCCGGGTGTCCGGACGACGGGACGAGGTCCGCGTCCGAGCGGAGGTCCGTGCCGCGGTGCGGCAGAGTGGGAGCGTGAGCGACGAGCGCAGCGACGCCCCCGACGACGGGTCGGGCGGCGGCATCGGCGGGCTCGTCAACGGCGTGCGCGACTGGGCCGACGACTTCCAGCGCCGGCACTCGCTGTTCGGGTTCCCCTACGCCGTCATCAAGAAGTACGGCGACGACGAGGGCGGCCGCCACGCCGCGCTCATCACCTACTACGGCTTCCTCAGCCTGTTCCCGTTCCTGCTGCTCGTCACGTGGTCGCTCTCGCAGATCCTCCAGGACCCCGCGACGCGCGAGAAGGTCATCGCGGCGATCGTGCCGCCCGAGTTCGCCGACACCATCGACGCGGCCGTGCGCGCGCTGCCCTCCAGCGGCATCCCGCTGGTCATCGGCATCGTCGGCCTGCTGTTCTCCGGCCTCGGCGTGGTCTTCACGGCGTACCAGACGCTCAACCACATCGCCGCCGTCCCGCACCGCAAGCGGCTCGAGTTCCTCCCGCGCTACCTGCGGGTGGTCGCGATGCTGCTCCTGCTCATCGTCGGCACCGCCGGCATCGGCTTCCTCACCGCGGCCGCGGGATCGATCCCCGGGCTCTCGTCGGTGTCCCGCGTCGCCGCCTACCTCGGCACCGTGGTGCTCGTGTTCCTGCTGCTGTGGGCCGCCACCGGTCTGCTGCTGCCGGGGCGCTCGGGGATCGGCGCGGTGTGGCCGGCCGCACTGGTCGGCGGCATCGTCGTCGCCGCCGTGCTGACCTTCGGCACCGCGCTGCTGACCCGCCTGGTGCAGCGCTCGGGCGCGGTCTACGGCAGCTTCGCCACGATCGTGGGCTTCTTCACCCTCATGTACCTCGTGAGCCAGGTGCTCGTCTACGGCGGGGAGGTCGCCATGGTGCGCCGCCGGCGCCTGTGGCCGCGCGCGCTGGACACCATGAAGCCCACCGACGCCGACCGTCGTGCGCTCGCGCTGCTCGCCCGCGAGCAGGAGCGGCTGCGCATCGAGCGCATCGGCACCCGGTTCGACGCCGACCCCGACTGACACCGGCGGGTCGCCCGGTTCCTAGGCTGACGCCGTGATCACCGTGGACGTGCGCGAGGCTGCTCAGTGGTTCGGGTTCGGTGTCGCCGGCAACTTCGCCGGCCACCTCGAGCAGGCCGGCGAGGCGGCCGACTTCGTCAGCGTCGGGGGCGACGACACGGCGCCCAAGGGGATCTTCCCGTTCCACGTGCCCGGCGCCTCGACGTTCCTGGGGCAGTTCCCGCTCTCCTCCGACGCCGTCGTGCTGCCGGTGTCCGACGTCGCGCTGAACCTCCAGATCGAGCCCGAGGCCGCGCTCGTGGCACGGGTGACCTACGACGCGGCCGGCGCCGTCAGCGGTCTCGCGCCCGTGGCGATCGGCGCGTTCAACGACTGCTCGATCCGTCGCGAGGGGGCGCGCAAGATCAGCGAGAAGAAGAACTGGGGGCCGGCGTCG
It includes:
- a CDS encoding ribonuclease BN; the encoded protein is MFGFPYAVIKKYGDDEGGRHAALITYYGFLSLFPFLLLVTWSLSQILQDPATREKVIAAIVPPEFADTIDAAVRALPSSGIPLVIGIVGLLFSGLGVVFTAYQTLNHIAAVPHRKRLEFLPRYLRVVAMLLLLIVGTAGIGFLTAAAGSIPGLSSVSRVAAYLGTVVLVFLLLWAATGLLLPGRSGIGAVWPAALVGGIVVAAVLTFGTALLTRLVQRSGAVYGSFATIVGFFTLMYLVSQVLVYGGEVAMVRRRRLWPRALDTMKPTDADRRALALLAREQERLRIERIGTRFDADPD
- a CDS encoding tyrosine-type recombinase/integrase translates to MRSASSSTSDGPLLPWRTGCDVPQHNTLGRGPKQGNGAGSITERNDGRWMVRVTDPTSGKRRTAYASTHAEAVRKRRSMLAKAERRESVLDSAATLRTWADDWTASGRAARRRRESTVGAYVYRLDAYVLPTIGGVRLRDLTPLHIDDLSHGLAEKGLSAATIKGSLIALSACLDDAVRGRLLTANPARGVTVPESAPRTAEVVPPTTEQVRALLAELEGTDLERLVALIVGTGCRIGEALAVRWADLDLDLDGGSWRIRGTTSLTVSGSTVVGNRTKSGGARRVALSPLVVAQLVRQRAHVDGQRRAARSAWVENDLVFPTSIGTPQHSGNVRRGFREAATAAGFPGSFHALRHYVATAGLSVLPPAVVAKQLGHRRASLTMDVYGHLLVDDSAVLAALVSGLVSNPNASP